The following proteins are encoded in a genomic region of Betaproteobacteria bacterium:
- a CDS encoding homoserine O-acetyltransferase yields MTPPRSVGAVVPQTAHFDEPLQLRSGAMIDQYDLVYETYGTLNAERSNAVLVCHALSGNHHVAGHYDSDERVVGWWDNMIGPGKPVDTDRFFVIGVNNLGGCHGSTGPSTVQPKTGRPYGASFPVVTVEDWVETQARLATRLGIERFAAIMGGSLGGMQALRWAITKPERVAHSIIIAAAPNLTAQNIAFNDVARQAILTDPDFYGGGFYAHGVVPRRGLRLARMLGHITYLSDDSMAEKFGRGLRTGAYRFGFDIEFEIESYLRYQGDKFADRFDANTYLLMTKALDYFDPAQDAGGDLARALRPATAGFLVISFASDWRFSPERSVEIVKALLDNDRRVTYAELGSRHGHDSFLMDDEHYFRLMRAYMNNIALEIA; encoded by the coding sequence GTGACGCCACCGCGTTCGGTCGGGGCGGTCGTGCCGCAGACCGCCCACTTCGACGAGCCCCTGCAGCTGCGCAGCGGGGCGATGATCGACCAGTACGACCTGGTCTACGAGACGTACGGCACGCTGAACGCCGAGCGCTCGAATGCGGTGCTGGTTTGCCACGCGCTGTCCGGCAACCATCACGTCGCCGGCCATTACGACAGCGACGAGCGCGTGGTCGGCTGGTGGGACAACATGATCGGCCCCGGCAAGCCGGTCGACACCGACCGCTTCTTCGTCATCGGCGTCAACAACCTCGGCGGCTGTCACGGGTCCACCGGCCCGTCCACGGTGCAGCCGAAGACCGGACGGCCGTATGGCGCGAGCTTTCCGGTGGTGACCGTCGAGGACTGGGTCGAAACCCAGGCACGACTGGCGACCCGTCTCGGCATCGAGCGCTTCGCCGCCATCATGGGCGGCAGCCTGGGCGGCATGCAGGCGCTGCGCTGGGCCATCACCAAGCCGGAGCGTGTCGCCCACTCCATCATCATCGCCGCGGCACCGAACCTCACCGCGCAGAACATCGCCTTCAACGACGTCGCGCGGCAGGCGATCCTGACCGACCCGGATTTTTACGGTGGCGGTTTCTACGCCCACGGCGTCGTGCCCAGACGCGGCCTGCGGCTCGCCCGCATGCTCGGCCACATCACCTATCTTTCCGACGACTCGATGGCGGAGAAATTCGGCCGCGGACTGCGCACCGGGGCCTATCGGTTCGGCTTCGACATCGAGTTCGAGATCGAGTCGTACCTGCGCTACCAGGGCGACAAGTTCGCCGACCGCTTCGACGCCAACACCTATCTGCTGATGACCAAGGCGCTCGACTACTTCGACCCGGCGCAGGATGCCGGCGGCGATCTTGCGCGGGCGCTGCGACCGGCCACCGCAGGCTTCCTGGTGATCTCGTTCGCCTCCGACTGGCGCTTCTCGCCGGAGCGCTCGGTGGAGATCGTGAAGGCGCTGCTCGACAACGACCGGCGCGTCACTTACGCCGAGCTCGGTTCGCGCCACGGCCACGATTCGTTTCTGATGGACGATGAGCACTACTTCCGGCTCATGCGCGCCTACATGAACAACATCGCGTTGGAGATCGCGTGA
- the metW gene encoding methionine biosynthesis protein MetW has protein sequence MTVPFAAPTARPDFAYIARWVKPGAKVLDLGCGDGSLLRYLKETRDAHGYGVEIDFDSRVDCIGNGISVVQNDLETGLAMFESNSFDCVILSQTLQAMKHTEEIVREMLRVGREGIVSFPNFGYWRHRLQVLRGYMPVSGALPYQWFNTPNVHLCTIGDFERFCTEHGVRVIERAVLTDGQPVSFASNLMGELAVYRFDRAA, from the coding sequence GTGACCGTCCCGTTCGCCGCGCCCACCGCGCGCCCCGACTTCGCGTACATCGCACGCTGGGTCAAGCCCGGCGCCAAGGTGCTCGACCTGGGTTGCGGCGACGGCTCGCTTCTGCGCTATCTCAAGGAAACGCGGGACGCCCACGGCTATGGCGTCGAGATCGATTTCGATAGCCGTGTGGACTGCATCGGCAACGGCATCAGCGTCGTGCAGAACGACCTCGAAACCGGGCTCGCGATGTTCGAGTCGAATTCCTTCGATTGCGTGATCCTGTCGCAGACGCTGCAGGCGATGAAGCACACGGAAGAGATCGTGCGCGAGATGCTGCGCGTCGGCCGCGAGGGCATCGTGAGCTTCCCGAATTTCGGCTACTGGCGCCACCGCCTGCAGGTGTTGCGCGGGTACATGCCGGTGTCGGGTGCGCTGCCGTACCAGTGGTTTAACACGCCGAACGTGCATCTGTGCACGATCGGCGATTTCGAACGCTTCTGCACGGAGCACGGCGTGCGGGTGATCGAGCGCGCGGTGCTCACGGACGGTCAGCCGGTGTCGTTCGCGTCCAATCTGATGGGAGA